The genomic region TGTAAAATTTTCTCTAATACATGATATTGGTTATGCTATGTTAGATGATAGGGTTATTAATGACTTTGATAGCGATGATAAAAACGCTTTAATTCATAATATTGTTGCATATAAAAAATTACAGGATTTAAAAGCTACATTAAATCATGAAATATTAGAAAGTATACTTTACCATCATGAAAGATATGATGGTAAAGGAAAATTTCATTTAAAAGGTGAAAAAATTCCTCCACTTGTTAGAATAACCCAGGTAGCAGATGCTTATACTTCTTTAACAGAACTTGGATATACTCCTTATCAGGCATTATCCTGGATATTAAAAAAGTGCGGTTTTATATTCGATCCATATTATGTAGGACTTTTATATGAAATCACGGGATATTATCCCACGGGAACAAAGGTAAAATTGAGTGATGGTTCTATTGGAATTGTATTGAGAAGAAATGAAATTGAATTTTTTCCTGAAGTGCTTGTAAACAATGAGCCAGTTAAAACAGGACCTGATTCAAATGTATATATAAAAGAGGTGATTGAATGAAAATTGTACCTCTTAGCAAGGCTAAATACGGCATGGTAATTGCTATGGATGTTAGAGATACTACCGGTCGTGTTATCCTTAAAAAAGGAACAGAAATAAATGAATCAATTATATATTTATTAAAAAAAGCTGGAATATTTAACATTCCTATAAATTCTACTAAAATTGTAAGTGACTTAAAAAAAGAAACAGAAAAACATGGTGTTATAAGTAAAGAAAATCTTGATTTGAATTATAATAAAGTAAAAGATTTATTCAAAAATTTAGAAAACGATGGTCATATTGATATAGATACTGTAATAGATATTGCTTCATCAATAAAAGAAGATTTAGAAAATAATTATTCAGATAAACTATTCGTTCCATTAAAAAAACTAAGAGACTTTGATGAATATCTTTATTCTCATTCACTAAATGTAATGATTATAAGTTCTTTACTGGCAATCGAAAATAAAATAATTGACGATGAATTATTAAATATTTCCATATCAGCCCTTCTACACGACATAGGAAAAACTAAAGTCCCAAAAGAAATCATGAATGCCCCCAGACCATTAACTGGTGAGGAAATGAATATTATGAGGAATCATGTTTTGTATGGTAAAAAATTAGCTTTAGAAAATAATTTAAAAGATGAAAATATTATTGGTGGCATATATGAACATCATGAAAGATATGATGGTA from Marinitoga aeolica harbors:
- a CDS encoding HD-GYP domain-containing protein; the encoded protein is MKTKITNLQPGMIVGEDIYNLKNSLNLKKGQKLDRDMIDLILKSDITEIEIMDSNASIGFIQKTFEELPNIIDETIYNKWIDSISDLFHHFTKEEIYVSLNNITEEIYKSLNVKEYFVLNFINSFGNDSLTYHSLNTAIIVSIIAKKIEIPYIMYKQTVKFSLIHDIGYAMLDDRVINDFDSDDKNALIHNIVAYKKLQDLKATLNHEILESILYHHERYDGKGKFHLKGEKIPPLVRITQVADAYTSLTELGYTPYQALSWILKKCGFIFDPYYVGLLYEITGYYPTGTKVKLSDGSIGIVLRRNEIEFFPEVLVNNEPVKTGPDSNVYIKEVIE
- a CDS encoding HD-GYP domain-containing protein; this translates as MKIVPLSKAKYGMVIAMDVRDTTGRVILKKGTEINESIIYLLKKAGIFNIPINSTKIVSDLKKETEKHGVISKENLDLNYNKVKDLFKNLENDGHIDIDTVIDIASSIKEDLENNYSDKLFVPLKKLRDFDEYLYSHSLNVMIISSLLAIENKIIDDELLNISISALLHDIGKTKVPKEIMNAPRPLTGEEMNIMRNHVLYGKKLALENNLKDENIIGGIYEHHERYDGKGYLEGKKGSYITKFGRIIAIADVYDALTSVRSYKGPWTPYKTISFILTNVEKQFDGTFAQGLINAFGIYPAGTRVQLNNGQFGTVVASNRANKIRPLIKIDHGDIVDLSEEKSLRITKVLDYIYIE